The Haloarcula sp. H-GB4 genome segment CAGCTTCCGGTGTCCACGGCCCGAACGTCGCCGAGAACGTCGTCGGCTCGTGGCTCGCCTTCGCCCGGGGCTTCTTCACCGCCCGTCGCCACCAGCGCGACCACGTCTGGCAGTCGTTCCACACCAACGATTTCGCCGGTAGCCGTGTCTGCGTTGTCGGTCTCGGCGAAATCGGCGAGGCCATCGTCGACCGTGTGCAGGGATTCGACGTGGAGACCGTTGGCGTCCGCTACTCACCACAAAAAGGCGGCCCGACCGACGAGGTGTACGGCTTCGACGAGATTCACGAGGCGGTCACCGACACGAAGTACGTCGGGCTCGCCTGCCCGCTCACCGACGCAACAAGCCACCTTATCGACGCGGAGGTGTTCCGGACGATGCATCCCGAGGCGGTACTTACCAACGTCGCCCGTGGCCCAGTTGTCGATACCAACGCGCTGGTCAGTGCGCTCCAGCGCAACCATATCGACGGCGCGGCACTGGACGTGACCGACCCCGAACCGCTGCCCGGCGATCATCCGCTGTGGGACTTCGAGAACGTCCTCATCACGCCACACAACGCCGGCCACACGCCGAGCTACTACGAGCGACTGGCCGATATCGTGGCGGAAAACGTTCGGCAGGCCGAGCGAACCGGTGAGTGGGACGGGCTCAGGAACCAAATCGACCTATAGTCACTGTTGGCTGGCGAGATAGCCAGCGCGGGCTTCGTACAGCAGATAGGATACAACTGTCACAGCGAGCACGCCGCCGAGTAGTTGATTGAGCGTGATGCTCCCGACGCTAGTCCGTCCGGCAACTGCTCGCAGGAAGGAAGCCACAGCTACCATCGCTGCAACTCCGATGTACCGCCAGCGGGCCGCAACTGGAATCGTCTCACTATCATCCACAAGAGCTAGGTACAGATGTGCGCCACCCAATATGACAAAGTTCGTGCCTGCGAAAAACGCGATGGACCCGAGCCGTCCGAGCGGAAATACGAATGGGCGGAGCACTGAAACGATTATAACCACGCTCACCAGTCCAATCTGAAGCTTCGTATCGCGGGAGACCATGTGTACGCAGTCGATACTGGTCGTGAAAAATGTCTGCCTAGCGACTTGACCTCGGTCAATTTCTAAAAACCGCACTCAGCGAGGCCGACCGTTACAGATAGCCGCGTTTGTTCAGCAGTTCGCCGTTCAGCACGCTCGCACCGGCAGCACCACGCATCGTGTTGTGCGCGAGACAGTTGAACTGGACGCCGTCGGTCGTTTCGCGGAACCCACCGACTGCGACGCCCATGCCGTCCTCGATGTTGCGGTCGAGGCGGGGCTGTGGGCGGTCCGGCTCCTCGAACACCGTGATGAGCTTCTCCGGCGAGGACGGCAGGTCGATACCGGTCACGGACTCCATCGCGGCCTCAGCGTCGGCCGTGGAGATGTCCTCGGCTGTGTCGGCCCAGACGTTCTCTAGGTGGCCGTCGAGCGTCGGGATGCGGTTACAGGAGGCGGCCACGTCCATCTCGTTGAGCTGGACTTCCGCGCCGTCGAACGAGCCCAGTAGCTTGCGTGATTCGCTCTCCATCTTCTGCTCTTCGCCGCCAATGTGTGGGATTGCGTTGTCGATGATCTCCATCGACGTGACGCCGGAGTAGCCCGCGCCGGAGACGGCCTGCAGGGTCGAGACACGCACGTCGGTCAGGTCGAACTCGCGGTCGAGGCCGGCAAGCGGCGGCACCATCGTAATCGTCGAGCAGTTCGGGTTCTTCAGGAGTGCGCCGTCCCAGCCACGCTCGTCGCGCTGGACTTCGAGGAGGTCGACGTGGTCAGCGTTGACCTCGGGGATGATGAGGGGGACGTCCTCGTCCATTCGGCCGTTTGAGGAGTTCGAAGAGACTGTGTAGCCGGCCTCGCAGAACTCCGGTTCGACCTCCGCGCCGACGCTCGACGGGAGCGAGGAGAAGATGAGATCGACGTCGTCGGGCACCGAATCCGGGTCGGTGGCGCGGACCTCTGACCCGGCTACGTCCTCGGGAATCGGGGAGTCGACGCGCCACTTGGCGGCGTCCTTGTATGTCTCGCCAACGCTCGCGTCGCTGGCGGTCAGTGCTGCGATTTCGAACTCGGGGTGGGGGTCAAGCAGTTGGATAAGTCGCTGCCCGACTGCGCCAGTCGCACCGAGCACACCTACGCGTACAGTCATCGGTTGACACACGGCTACGGGTGGTCAAAACAGTTTGGATACGGAGCCATACCGCTGCCCTCGTCGGGTTACTCGTCTGCAGTGTCTTCGAACACCCATTCGATGACGCGGGCCTCGACGAGGTCCCGCTCTTCGACGTAGGGGTCGTCGCGATTCGCCAGCGCTTCCTCAGCCTCGGCGCGCATCTCCGCCTCGATTTCCGTGTGATCCGGCTCGTCTCGGATGTCGTTCAGCAGCGCCTCGAAGTCCTCTCGGAGATCGAAGGAGGCGCGAGCAGCGTTACACCGGGACAGCGGGCTCATCCCGGTCTCTAACACGAGGTCCCGAACCGTCTCCCAGTCGGAGCCACAGAAATAGATGGACACCTCGCCAACGATGTCCTGCCAGGCGATGGGGTCGGCGTGCTTGAGCAACGGAACCGCCCGCGGTGGCAGGTCGAGACGGGTCTCAGTGTCGGGATTCCCGCACAGACAGCAGGCCTTCTCCGTCTTCCCCGTGTACATGTGGGACAGTTGGGTCGGACGTATTTGGACCCATCGCAGTCGGACGATAGCTGGCCAGCTACACCGGAATGAACTCGGGGTCCACGTCGCTCAGGCGGTCGGTGTTCGAGACGAACTGGTAGAAGTCGCTGTAGAGGTCAGTGCACTTCCCGTCGGCGTCGTAGCGGAGCGTGTGCCAGTCGGCGACAACGGCGCAGTAGCGCTTCGCTCGCGTGAGCGCGACGTTCAATCGTCGAGGGCCGTCGACCGGTCGCCCAAGGAACCCGACGGTCCCCTCGGCGTTGCTCCGGACGAGCGAGAGAACGATGGCCGTCCGTTCGCCGCCCTGAAACGAGTCAATGGTGTCGACAGTTACCCCGTCTCCAGCGTCGGTCCGCTCTGTGAGCGTCTCGCGGATACGTGACACCTGCGCGCTGTACGGTGTGATAACGCCGATTTCCTCGGAGGACACGTCTGCCAGCAAGTCCTGAACGAGATGCGCGACCAGTCTGGCCTCTGTCGGATTCGCTTTGGAGTGACCGACCGTCTCGACCCGGCCGCCGACGTTGTACCCCTCTATCGCTGGTCGGTCGGGAATCAGGTCGACGGCCCGCCCGTTCCGCAGCGTCCGGTCGTAGAACCGCCGGTTCGGGAAGTACGCGATGTCCCGGTGCATCCGGTACTGGGTCTGTAGCTGGAGGCCAACACCGTCGTAGACGCCGCCGTCGGCGTAGAGATGCTCAAACAGCGAGTGGCCGTAGCTCGATTCTGGCGGTTCGTCGCTGGCGCTGTAGGGCGGGAGCTGTCGGTGGTCCCCGGCCAGCACGGCGCGGTCGGCCCGGACCAGCGGGATACACGACGCTGCGCAGGTGGACTGTGTCGCTTCGTCCAGCACCACCAGGTCGAACTCACGGGCGAGCGTGGCGGCGCTGTTGTTCGTCACCGCGACAACGTCGGCCCGCCCGGGAACGTCGCCGTAGGCGCGATGCACAACGTCGTTTGCCGACTGGCTCGCGTTCACGCGGTCGAGCGTGTAGTCGTCGTCGCCGTGCTGGCCGTAGGCGTGCAGTGACTGCGGGTCCGCCGCGTCGCTCGTCGACGACCCCGCCACGAGGTTGTCGACCGCCTGATTCGAGTCCGCGCACACAAGCACGTCCTCGCCGGCCTGTGCGGCCCGTCGGACGATTTCGACCAGTGTCCGCGTTTTCCCGGTCCCAGGCGGGCCGTGAATACAGAACAGGTCGTCGGCCAGCAGCGCGTGCTCGACGGCCAGCTGTTGCTCCTGATTCAGTTCCGCGTCGAACTGGTCGCTTCGGGCGGCTGCCCCGTTCGAGAACGTTATCGGCTGGTTGCCGGCGAGCACGTCCCGGAAACGGTGGTCGGCCAGCGACTCGATCGCCTCCCGTTCACGGTCGAACGGAACGGGATTGAGCACTGCTGTGAGCCCATAGGTGGCGTCACCGTCAGTGAGTGCGCTTTCGAGCGCCGTCGCACCGTCGACCTCGGCCCAGTTCACCGCAAGCCAGACCGACCGGCCGCGGATGCGATCGACTGTCGCCGGGACCGGGAACGGGCCGTTCTCTCGG includes the following:
- a CDS encoding D-2-hydroxyacid dehydrogenase; its protein translation is MADIVVTRYDVHGMPVDQYVTALRERLPEWDIAVAETPEAERDLIAGATVLTGNDISPELVDTADSLQLFAGTYAGYDHLPLSELADRDIALTTASGVHGPNVAENVVGSWLAFARGFFTARRHQRDHVWQSFHTNDFAGSRVCVVGLGEIGEAIVDRVQGFDVETVGVRYSPQKGGPTDEVYGFDEIHEAVTDTKYVGLACPLTDATSHLIDAEVFRTMHPEAVLTNVARGPVVDTNALVSALQRNHIDGAALDVTDPEPLPGDHPLWDFENVLITPHNAGHTPSYYERLADIVAENVRQAERTGEWDGLRNQIDL
- the asd gene encoding aspartate-semialdehyde dehydrogenase yields the protein MTVRVGVLGATGAVGQRLIQLLDPHPEFEIAALTASDASVGETYKDAAKWRVDSPIPEDVAGSEVRATDPDSVPDDVDLIFSSLPSSVGAEVEPEFCEAGYTVSSNSSNGRMDEDVPLIIPEVNADHVDLLEVQRDERGWDGALLKNPNCSTITMVPPLAGLDREFDLTDVRVSTLQAVSGAGYSGVTSMEIIDNAIPHIGGEEQKMESESRKLLGSFDGAEVQLNEMDVAASCNRIPTLDGHLENVWADTAEDISTADAEAAMESVTGIDLPSSPEKLITVFEEPDRPQPRLDRNIEDGMGVAVGGFRETTDGVQFNCLAHNTMRGAAGASVLNGELLNKRGYL
- a CDS encoding AAA domain-containing protein; this translates as MSLLFDHVIGSFALDGASLCVPDDDALDDRGDVVPARPVAEFASHHDELAHPEEDWVCIPLHEPDSARVTDEFVAFTDHSLHGQIFVFERDGERDFIDADAFGATGLADRIRFWHSDYVPETYPPSYDSPIDDSEPPRNPIPLAELLDGLRSHVEREREATRQQNREQADRRSPAEVYEAGGDAVPELHTRGRDDGTYRFHVDPPADVAARQGGDWAFVLESVFGIHEGNEVLIHDVDGARENGPFPVPATVDRIRGRSVWLAVNWAEVDGATALESALTDGDATYGLTAVLNPVPFDREREAIESLADHRFRDVLAGNQPITFSNGAAARSDQFDAELNQEQQLAVEHALLADDLFCIHGPPGTGKTRTLVEIVRRAAQAGEDVLVCADSNQAVDNLVAGSSTSDAADPQSLHAYGQHGDDDYTLDRVNASQSANDVVHRAYGDVPGRADVVAVTNNSAATLAREFDLVVLDEATQSTCAASCIPLVRADRAVLAGDHRQLPPYSASDEPPESSYGHSLFEHLYADGGVYDGVGLQLQTQYRMHRDIAYFPNRRFYDRTLRNGRAVDLIPDRPAIEGYNVGGRVETVGHSKANPTEARLVAHLVQDLLADVSSEEIGVITPYSAQVSRIRETLTERTDAGDGVTVDTIDSFQGGERTAIVLSLVRSNAEGTVGFLGRPVDGPRRLNVALTRAKRYCAVVADWHTLRYDADGKCTDLYSDFYQFVSNTDRLSDVDPEFIPV